A single Leptospiraceae bacterium DNA region contains:
- a CDS encoding citrate synthase, with protein sequence MSEVAKLNILGKEVELPIIKGTENEIGIDITKLRNQTGAITLDDGYMNTGSCKSAITFIDGEKGILRYRGYDIEELAEKSSFLEVAYLLIYGELPTKEEFQKFKTNVTRHTMIHEDLKRLYDGFPKDSHPMAILSSMILTLSGYYNDQMDPLNPSHREISIIRLIAKTPTIAAYSYKKSIGQPFVYPKNSLSYVGNFLNMMFSVPAEDYEIDPVVERALEVLLILHADHEQNCSASTVRLVGSSRANIFAAIASGVCALWGPLHGGANQEVIEMLQMIYEDGGNVDKYINLAKDKNNPFRLMGFGHRVYKNFDPRAKIIKRMADEVLNKLGMNDPLLEIAKKLEERALNDDYFIERKLYPNVDFYSGIIYKAIGIPTNMFTVMFAMGRMPGWIAQWKEMIEDSNTKIGRPRQIYIGYPRRPYIPIEERK encoded by the coding sequence ATGTCAGAAGTGGCAAAACTAAATATTCTAGGAAAAGAAGTAGAACTACCCATCATAAAAGGCACCGAAAACGAAATCGGAATTGATATCACAAAGCTAAGAAATCAAACAGGAGCAATCACATTAGATGACGGATACATGAACACAGGTTCTTGCAAGAGTGCCATTACATTCATTGATGGAGAAAAGGGCATTCTTCGGTATCGAGGCTATGACATAGAAGAATTAGCGGAAAAATCCAGCTTTTTGGAAGTCGCTTATTTGCTTATTTATGGTGAACTTCCCACAAAAGAAGAATTCCAAAAATTTAAAACAAATGTAACACGACATACAATGATTCATGAAGATCTAAAAAGACTTTATGATGGGTTTCCCAAGGACTCCCATCCTATGGCAATATTGAGCTCCATGATCTTAACTTTGTCAGGTTATTATAACGATCAAATGGATCCGCTCAACCCAAGCCATCGTGAAATCTCTATTATTCGTTTGATTGCAAAAACACCTACCATAGCAGCGTACTCCTATAAAAAATCCATTGGACAACCCTTTGTATATCCTAAAAATAGTCTAAGCTACGTGGGAAATTTTTTGAATATGATGTTTTCGGTTCCAGCAGAGGATTACGAAATTGATCCTGTTGTAGAACGTGCTTTAGAAGTGCTTTTGATTCTTCATGCCGACCATGAACAAAACTGTTCAGCTTCAACGGTAAGACTGGTTGGCTCCAGTAGAGCAAATATTTTTGCTGCCATTGCAAGTGGCGTTTGTGCTCTGTGGGGTCCTTTGCATGGTGGAGCAAACCAAGAAGTGATTGAAATGCTACAAATGATTTATGAAGATGGTGGGAATGTTGATAAATACATAAATTTAGCAAAAGATAAAAATAATCCCTTCCGTTTGATGGGATTTGGTCATCGAGTTTACAAAAACTTTGATCCGCGTGCTAAAATTATTAAACGAATGGCTGATGAGGTTTTAAATAAACTTGGGATGAATGATCCCCTCTTAGAAATTGCGAAAAAATTAGAAGAACGAGCCCTTAATGATGATTACTTCATCGAAAGAAAACTATATCCAAATGTGGATTTTTATTCGGGAATCATTTACAAAGCGATTGGGATTCCAACGAATATGTTCACAGTTATGTTTGCTATGGGTAGAATGCCAGGTTGGATTGCCCAGTGGAAAGAAATGATAGAGGATTCTAATACAAAGATCGGAAGGCCACGCCAAATCTACATAGGATATCCCAGGAGACCCTACATTCCAATTGAAGAAAGAAAGTAA